The DNA segment CATTGCTAACGTTGAAGACATGTTTGCCGATGACACCTTCATGCTTTCTCGTTACAACCAACAGAATGCGATGGCAATTCAGATCGTGATGGATGAATACGGAGACGTCGTCAGCATTGTTGAACAGGCTCAACAAGTGGTGGAGCGCTGGGAAAACAGCAACATGCTGCCTAATGATGTCGAGATTGAAACTTGGTACGACAAAAGCACCATGATCAAAGACCGCTTGAGCCTGTTAGTGAAGAACGCGCTCACCGGTATCGCTTTGGTATTCATCGTGTTAGCGGTGTTTCTCAACGTGCGTGTCGCTTTCTGGGTAGCTGCGGGCTTACCGTTCGTATTCTTTGGCACCATGTTCTTCATGACAGACACCTTTATGGGGTTAACCATCAATGAAATGACCACCTTTGGTTTCATTATGGCGCTCGGGATAGTGGTCGATGATGCGGTGGTGGTAGGGGAGAGTATCTACTCCACCCGCAAAGAAGAAGGCGACTCGATCGGCAGTACCATTCGAGGCACCATGAAGGTGGCATCACCAACCATATTTGGTGTGCTAACGACGGTTGTTGCTTTCTTAGCACTGGCTAACGTTGAAGGTAAAATGGGTCAGATTTACGCTCAGTTCGGCACGGTCGTGACTATCTGTTTGTTGCTGTCTTTGGTTGAGTCTAAATTCATCCTGCCATCACACCTCGCGCACATTAATACCAAGCGCAGCGACAAAAAGGGGCTTTGGGCTAGTGTTCAACATGCTGCCGATACTGGGCTAGGTTGGTTTAATAAGCGTATCTACTGCCCCGTAATTGAATGGGCGCTGAAACTGCGTTATGCCGTGGTAATGGTTTTCTTGTCATTGCTTATTTTGGTTGCTGGGTTGCCAATGACGGGTGCGGTTCGTGTGGCTTTCTTCCCTGATATGCCCGGCGACACAGTAACTGCCGATATGTCGATGCAAAACGACGCGAGCTTTGGTCAAACACAACAGAACTTGCTAGTGCTTGAAGCGGCGGCAACACAAACAGATGAAACTCTGAGAGCGCAATACGGTGCTCAAGATGAAGCATCGGAACTGCTGAGCCTTCAGGTTATCGCCGATGCTGATGATTCTGGCCAAGTTAAAATTGAATTGGACAGCGACAGTGTCTACACATCGAACGAGTTTGCAGATGCTTGGCAAGAGACAGTGGGCACGATGGAAGGGGTTAAGAAGCTCAAAGTCTTGTCTAAAATGGAGATGGTCGACAACTTCAAAGTAGAATTGAAAGCGTGGAACGAAGAATCTGTTACTGCGGCGGGCAATGAGTTCTTAACTGAGCTTCAAGCTATTGACGGTGTGAGTGGCATTGATCATAACTTAGATCTGGGTGAGCCTCAGTATCGTTTCGAATTAACACAACAAGGTCGCGCGTTAGGGTTTGATACTGCAAGCCTTTCGCAACAAGTACTGCAAGCGTTTGGTGGTGATATTGTTCAGCAGTTCCAACGTGGTAAAGATGAGGTGAAAGTCCGTGTTCGTTATCCTGAATCGGATCGTCAAACCATTGCGGATATCAAACAATCGAGCGTGAGAACCAACGACGGTACCGTGGTGCCTTTGAGCACAGTCGCTAAAGTATATTCTGATTACCAAGTATCAGAGATCACACGCATTGATAGCCAACGTGCTGTGTACATCAGTGCAGTATTGGACAAAGAGGTGGTTGCGCCTGCTGAGCTTGTTCATCAGTTGCAAGACACATTAGTACCCGATTTAGAAGCGCAATATCCGGGGCTAACGGTCGACTTTGCTGGCGAAACGGAAGAGCAAGAAGAAACCGCGAGTTCAATGATGAGCATGTTTGTACTCGCCATGATTGCTATCTACACGCTGCTTGCTATCCCGCTGAAGTCTTACATTCAGCCTGTGATCATTATGACAGCGATTCCATTTGGTATTGTTGGGGCAATCTTAGGGCACTGGTGGAATGACTTAACAATCAGTATCCTATCGTTAAACGGTATCCTTGCGTTGAGTGGCGTGGTGGTGAATGACAGCTTGTTGTTGGTTTCTCGTTTCAATGAGCTAATCAAAGAGCAGGGCAAGTCGGTTCACGATGCGATTGTTGA comes from the Vibrio splendidus genome and includes:
- a CDS encoding efflux RND transporter permease subunit gives rise to the protein MSNELKPNNQAHCDHQVHSNQTSSKSHTGVIAWFANNSVAANLLLVGVIIIGVLSLNTLRKEAFPSLEPDVVTVSVTYDSGDPVQAEEGLAIKIEDALETVPGIKRITSTSDANGSHVSIEKTSTYDLDTLLTDVKTKVDAINNLPAGADNPVIDKARMQDHALWVQLYGDADRATLQSLAEQLKSDLLSQSAIRDLEIKAKADPMISVEVDENKLQAYGLTLTDVSEAINAESSAAISTSLRNGEKTVRLKVSEQAYELQDFNAIPVMTTTDGTQITLGDIANVEDMFADDTFMLSRYNQQNAMAIQIVMDEYGDVVSIVEQAQQVVERWENSNMLPNDVEIETWYDKSTMIKDRLSLLVKNALTGIALVFIVLAVFLNVRVAFWVAAGLPFVFFGTMFFMTDTFMGLTINEMTTFGFIMALGIVVDDAVVVGESIYSTRKEEGDSIGSTIRGTMKVASPTIFGVLTTVVAFLALANVEGKMGQIYAQFGTVVTICLLLSLVESKFILPSHLAHINTKRSDKKGLWASVQHAADTGLGWFNKRIYCPVIEWALKLRYAVVMVFLSLLILVAGLPMTGAVRVAFFPDMPGDTVTADMSMQNDASFGQTQQNLLVLEAAATQTDETLRAQYGAQDEASELLSLQVIADADDSGQVKIELDSDSVYTSNEFADAWQETVGTMEGVKKLKVLSKMEMVDNFKVELKAWNEESVTAAGNEFLTELQAIDGVSGIDHNLDLGEPQYRFELTQQGRALGFDTASLSQQVLQAFGGDIVQQFQRGKDEVKVRVRYPESDRQTIADIKQSSVRTNDGTVVPLSTVAKVYSDYQVSEITRIDSQRAVYISAVLDKEVVAPAELVHQLQDTLVPDLEAQYPGLTVDFAGETEEQEETASSMMSMFVLAMIAIYTLLAIPLKSYIQPVIIMTAIPFGIVGAILGHWWNDLTISILSLNGILALSGVVVNDSLLLVSRFNELIKEQGKSVHDAIVEACSGRLRAVLLTSVTTFAGLTPLLSETSLQAQFLIPAAAALGYGILFATFITLILTPALLMIQCEIKSLILKVTNRVKGVEQTA